CTGGACAGGAACCAGCTCCAAGAGTTGCCCAAGTCCTTCCTGAAGGCATCAACTCAGGTCCAGGAGGTCTACCTGGGCTTCAATGCTTTAACTTTCCTCCCTGccagcctcctgcagccctctctgctctggctgcagctCTCCAACAACAGCTGGGACTGCAGCTGTGCTTTGCTCAGCAACCTGCGGAGCTGGCCCCGCCTGGCCGCTGAGGTTATTTGCCATACGCCGGAGCGGTACCATGGCACCGACCtccagagcatcccctgggaTGAGCTGTGCGGCTCGCACAGCCTCACCACCCTCTTGATCTGCCTGCCCCTGCTGCTCATCCTTGCCACCAtcatctgctgcttctgcaggcGGAAGAGAAAGACCAACTACAGCTTTCAGAGCAGGCCCGAGAGTCACCTTGCCATGGCAGAGACGAGCAATGCAGCGGTGCCCGTGGAGCCCCATCACTACGTCCCCTATGAGCTGCCGGCTGCCCCCTCCGAGACCGAGAAGAAGGTGCTCCTGGGGAACCAGgtcctgccccagccctctgcagccctgctggAGAGTGGCAAGGACCTCTATGAGGAGGTGGAGATCCAGGTGGGATCCTCCAGCAGTTCCCTGGTGCTGGCTAACAAAAAGCAGCCAGGCACAGGACCACACATAGACCCAGCACCACCAAGGGCAGAGGAGCTGGTGGGCAGCGAGGCAGAGGCAGAAACCGTGAGCGTGAGCGATGTCCTGAAGGACTCAGCCGACCGGGAGAAGATGTACATGAGCCAGTCGACCAACTATTACAACCTGGTACCTGGTATCGAGCTGGAGGACTCGGACAACCTGGAGTATGAGAACATCGACCTGCACTGAACTTGGCCGGGACTCAGGGCTGTGTCTCAGACACCCCGGGAGGAGGGCAGGGGACCAGGACGTGCCTCTGGGCTGGTGGTGAAGCccagaagagcaggagaggcGCGAGCTGTCCTGCGGTGGCTTACACAGCTGTTTGCAAAGCTGCACCCCCAaattcccctcccctcccccgtgCCACCGCCTGCACCCCTCGCTTGCTGTGCCAGTGCCCTGCCAGTGCTGCAGCCGGGCAGGGGGTGGCGAGGGGGTTCGGGCACTGGGGGCCGTGGCAGGCCAGCTGGGTTTGGGGACACCCGGGCTGGTGGTGCCTGAGGTAGAGGGTGGGCTCTCTCAGCCGGGTTTTGGGACCTAGGCCTACTGGCCGTGG
This region of Rhea pennata isolate bPtePen1 chromosome 8, bPtePen1.pri, whole genome shotgun sequence genomic DNA includes:
- the LOC134143495 gene encoding uncharacterized protein LOC134143495 — encoded protein: MSAPRPRPHSRAAHRGPGLQMMPLWGSLLLTVSLALEPAPNLDAGAVPETCNCTGPMDFQDFQAAPLPETCCLNFTSSNITHLDWGTLAGVRGLRELYLSHCSIRAISNTQGVTPTLEILHLSHNQLESLPGSFLEDAPNLKVLYLDRNQLQELPKSFLKASTQVQEVYLGFNALTFLPASLLQPSLLWLQLSNNSWDCSCALLSNLRSWPRLAAEVICHTPERYHGTDLQSIPWDELCGSHSLTTLLICLPLLLILATIICCFCRRKRKTNYSFQSRPESHLAMAETSNAAVPVEPHHYVPYELPAAPSETEKKVLLGNQVLPQPSAALLESGKDLYEEVEIQVGSSSSSLVLANKKQPGTGPHIDPAPPRAEELVGSEAEAETVSVSDVLKDSADREKMYMSQSTNYYNLVPGIELEDSDNLEYENIDLH